A window of the Sphingobium sp. CAP-1 genome harbors these coding sequences:
- a CDS encoding glutathione S-transferase family protein, producing the protein MWLLYQFPLCPFSRKVRLLLGEKGIGYDLVRESPWAMRDEFLDLNPAGTTPVMVEADKGVTLIDSQAICEYFEETVEKFPLISGAAAGRAEVRRLTAFFDQNFYGDVVGPLLHERMKKRLVERTSPDARILREAMKRANVHMDYMDYLLDHRSWMAGPTLSLADIAAAAHLSVADYLGGIDWTGHEPVKRWYAGFKSRPSFRPLLSERMEVIVPPPHYEKPDF; encoded by the coding sequence ATGTGGTTGCTCTACCAATTCCCCCTATGCCCCTTTTCGCGCAAGGTCCGGCTTCTCCTTGGGGAGAAGGGGATCGGCTATGATCTGGTGCGCGAATCACCCTGGGCGATGCGCGACGAATTTCTCGACCTGAACCCCGCCGGTACGACGCCGGTGATGGTGGAGGCCGACAAGGGCGTCACGCTGATCGACAGTCAGGCCATCTGCGAATATTTCGAGGAGACGGTGGAGAAATTCCCGCTGATCTCCGGCGCGGCTGCCGGGCGAGCGGAAGTACGGCGGCTGACCGCCTTTTTCGACCAGAATTTCTATGGCGATGTCGTCGGCCCCCTGCTGCACGAGCGGATGAAGAAGCGGCTGGTGGAGCGCACCTCCCCCGATGCTCGCATCCTGCGCGAAGCGATGAAGCGGGCCAATGTCCATATGGACTATATGGACTATCTGCTGGACCATCGGAGCTGGATGGCCGGGCCGACGCTGAGCCTGGCGGATATCGCGGCGGCGGCGCATCTGTCGGTCGCGGACTATCTGGGCGGGATTGACTGGACCGGGCATGAGCCGGTCAAGCGTTGGTATGCCGGCTTCAAGTCGCGCCCGTCCTTCCGGCCCCTGCTGTCGGAACGGATGGAGGTGATCGTTCCCCCGCCCCATTATGAAAAACCGGATTTCTAG
- a CDS encoding GGDEF domain-containing protein, whose translation MTGALSSSNSQHGLTDRLARWARGISGKADDEPAEETPRPRAGTASNREINRRRQLYADIGDFLFAHDLDLTPINFSVALDYLTGANIGVEKAIKAVMMERGKITNSWIESIAADQRADEVTPESLATMLDKVEENLTHFTGLMHESRNSAKDYGAALQEQAKDLAEGRDNEPVLARLVGLTRSMVEKTRQVETQLRDNQRQTQALKSSLENARRAAEHDHLTGLPNRRAFEGVLKDEVQQAQTNQETLSIAFCDIDHFKHINDTHGHDTGDRVLKFVAGLLAKASDDHCHVARHGGEEFVMLFRGKTAAEACEAVDSVREDLANRSLVNRTNGERMDRVSFSAGVANVLAYDDPRAALKAADRALYLAKEHGRNRVYLAAETD comes from the coding sequence ATGACCGGGGCACTCTCTTCTTCCAACAGCCAGCATGGGCTGACTGATCGTCTGGCACGCTGGGCCAGGGGCATTTCGGGCAAGGCCGACGATGAGCCGGCCGAAGAAACGCCACGCCCCCGCGCCGGAACCGCGTCCAACCGCGAGATTAATCGCCGGCGGCAGCTTTATGCCGATATTGGCGATTTTCTCTTCGCCCATGATCTGGACCTGACCCCGATCAATTTCAGCGTCGCGCTGGATTATCTGACCGGCGCCAATATCGGCGTCGAAAAGGCGATCAAGGCCGTGATGATGGAGCGTGGCAAGATCACCAATAGCTGGATCGAATCGATCGCCGCCGACCAGCGGGCCGATGAGGTGACGCCCGAATCGCTCGCCACCATGCTGGACAAGGTGGAGGAAAATCTCACCCACTTCACCGGCCTGATGCACGAATCGCGTAACAGCGCGAAGGATTATGGCGCCGCATTGCAGGAACAGGCCAAGGATCTGGCCGAAGGCCGCGACAATGAACCGGTGCTGGCGCGCCTGGTCGGCCTGACCCGTTCAATGGTCGAAAAGACCCGCCAGGTCGAAACCCAGTTGCGCGACAATCAGCGCCAGACCCAGGCGCTCAAGTCCAGCCTGGAAAATGCGCGCCGCGCCGCCGAACATGATCATCTGACCGGCCTGCCCAACCGCCGCGCCTTCGAAGGCGTGCTGAAGGATGAGGTGCAGCAGGCCCAGACCAATCAGGAAACGCTGTCGATCGCCTTTTGCGACATCGACCATTTCAAGCATATCAACGACACCCACGGCCACGACACGGGCGACCGCGTGCTGAAATTCGTCGCCGGACTGCTGGCCAAGGCGTCGGACGATCATTGCCATGTCGCCCGCCACGGCGGCGAGGAATTCGTGATGCTGTTCCGCGGCAAAACCGCGGCGGAAGCCTGCGAGGCGGTGGACAGCGTGCGTGAGGATCTGGCCAACCGCAGCCTGGTCAACCGCACCAATGGCGAACGGATGGACCGGGTCAGCTTTTCCGCCGGCGTCGCCAATGTGCTGGCCTATGACGACCCGCGCGCCGCGCTCAAGGCCGCCGACCGCGCCCTCTATCTGGCCAAGGAACATGGCCGCAACCGCGTCTATCTGGCTGCGGAAACGGACTGA
- a CDS encoding LysR substrate-binding domain-containing protein, with product MRRLPPLTALEAFVQVARLGSVKAAAEELALSTPALSRRVQALERFIGRPLFDRKHQALEINADGQRLLDDIAPALDSLSQALENIQSGGNQLRLRLAVMPLFATQRLFPHLGRLRQQHPQLHIDIETTPHAVARLGEGLDAAIVLSKDIDPALYAHELDHEEVYLIGRRELLDGPHALKSPEELAQQTVLLHRDMALSFDAWKDAAGLTDLQPLAIDNYDSGQLMLEAAAQGLGVAVMHASHYEQAGDPRLVRLFPIHVESPYRYFFVCRPRALQTRAVRIFRDWLVAADI from the coding sequence ATGCGCAGATTGCCGCCCCTAACGGCCCTTGAGGCCTTCGTTCAGGTTGCCCGCCTTGGCTCGGTCAAGGCGGCGGCCGAAGAGCTTGCCCTGTCGACTCCCGCGCTCAGCCGCCGGGTGCAGGCGCTGGAGCGCTTCATCGGCCGCCCGCTGTTCGACCGCAAGCATCAGGCGCTGGAGATCAATGCCGACGGCCAGCGGCTGCTGGACGACATCGCCCCCGCGCTCGATTCGCTGTCCCAGGCGCTGGAGAATATCCAGAGCGGCGGCAACCAGCTCCGCCTGCGTCTGGCGGTGATGCCGCTGTTCGCGACCCAGCGCCTCTTTCCCCATCTGGGCCGGCTGCGCCAGCAGCATCCCCAGCTTCATATCGACATCGAAACCACGCCCCACGCCGTCGCGCGGCTGGGCGAAGGGCTGGACGCGGCGATCGTCCTGTCGAAAGATATCGATCCGGCGCTCTACGCGCACGAACTGGATCATGAAGAAGTCTATCTGATCGGCCGGCGCGAACTGCTGGACGGGCCGCACGCGCTCAAATCGCCCGAAGAACTGGCGCAACAGACCGTCCTGCTCCATCGCGACATGGCGCTGTCCTTCGACGCCTGGAAGGACGCGGCCGGCCTGACGGATTTGCAGCCGCTGGCGATCGACAATTATGATTCGGGCCAGTTGATGCTGGAAGCCGCCGCGCAGGGGCTGGGCGTCGCGGTGATGCACGCCAGCCATTATGAACAGGCCGGCGATCCGCGACTGGTGCGGCTGTTCCCGATCCATGTCGAAAGCCCCTATCGCTATTTCTTCGTCTGCCGCCCGCGCGCGCTCCAGACCCGCGCCGTGCGCATCTTCCGCGACTGGCTGGTGGCGGCCGATATCTGA
- a CDS encoding CDC48 family AAA ATPase, protein MADQEHAGRRIQVANARPEDAGRGLARLPLAVMAELHLAEGDAVEIVGKRPTAARVVRPYKEDEGLDVLRLDGLQRANAGVGSGDFVQIAKIETRPAQRVVFAPAQNNLRLQGNPDALKRVFFQRPLSAGDIVATAGQQQVPPGDMPPQLRQMLAAPAYALQEIRLVVVSTAPKGIVHIDADTEVELRAEYEEPRESRRADVTYDDVGGMAETIDQLREMVELPLRYPELFERLGVDPPKGVLLHGPPGTGKTRLARAVANESDAEFFLINGPEIMGSAYGESEKQLREIFEAAAKSAPSILFIDEIDSIAPKRGNVTGETEKRLVAQLLTLMDGLEPRTNLVVIAATNRPEAIDEALRRPGRFDREIVVGVPDERGRREILGIHTRGMPLGDTVDLAELARMTYGFVGADLAALSREAAIETVRRFMPRLNLEEGTIPADVLEELSVTREDFMAAIKRVQPSAMREVMVQAPNIGWADIGGLDEAQMRLKEGVELPLKDPDAFRRIGIRPAKGFLLYGPPGTGKTLLAKAVAREAQANFIATKSSDLLSKWYGESEQQIARLFARARQVAPTVIFIDELDSLVPARGGGLGEPAVTERVVNTILAEMDGLEELQSVVVIGATNRPTLIDPALLRPGRFDELIYVPVPDEAGRRRILGIHTGKMPLAGDVDLDALAAQTERFTGADLEDLVRRAGLVALRQSLSVAAVTQAHFDAALEETRASVTPEMEREYELIQSQLKQRAMQVDPIGFVSPGMLRPRDRVD, encoded by the coding sequence GTGGCCGATCAGGAACATGCGGGACGCCGGATTCAGGTCGCCAATGCGCGGCCGGAGGATGCCGGGCGCGGATTGGCGCGATTGCCGCTGGCGGTAATGGCGGAGCTGCATCTGGCCGAAGGCGATGCGGTGGAGATTGTCGGCAAGCGGCCGACCGCGGCGCGGGTGGTGCGGCCCTATAAGGAGGATGAAGGGCTGGACGTGTTGCGGCTGGACGGGTTGCAGCGCGCCAATGCCGGGGTCGGATCGGGCGATTTCGTCCAGATCGCGAAGATCGAGACGCGGCCGGCGCAGCGGGTCGTGTTCGCACCTGCACAAAATAACCTGCGGTTGCAGGGCAATCCCGATGCGCTGAAGCGGGTATTCTTCCAGCGGCCGCTGTCGGCCGGGGATATTGTCGCGACCGCCGGCCAGCAGCAAGTGCCGCCCGGCGACATGCCGCCGCAACTGCGCCAGATGCTGGCGGCGCCGGCCTATGCCTTGCAGGAAATCCGGCTGGTGGTGGTGTCGACGGCGCCCAAGGGCATCGTCCATATCGATGCCGATACCGAGGTCGAGCTGCGCGCCGAATATGAGGAGCCGCGCGAATCACGCCGCGCCGACGTGACCTATGACGATGTCGGCGGCATGGCCGAGACGATCGACCAGTTGCGCGAGATGGTGGAACTGCCGCTGCGCTATCCCGAACTATTCGAGCGGCTGGGCGTCGATCCGCCCAAGGGGGTGTTGCTGCACGGCCCGCCGGGAACCGGCAAGACGCGGCTGGCCCGCGCGGTCGCCAATGAATCGGACGCGGAATTTTTCCTGATCAACGGGCCGGAGATCATGGGATCGGCCTATGGCGAGTCGGAAAAGCAACTGCGTGAGATTTTCGAGGCGGCGGCGAAGTCCGCCCCGTCGATCCTGTTCATCGACGAGATCGATTCGATCGCGCCCAAGCGCGGCAATGTGACCGGCGAGACGGAGAAGCGGCTGGTCGCGCAATTGCTGACGCTGATGGACGGGCTGGAGCCGCGCACCAATCTGGTCGTCATCGCCGCCACCAACCGGCCGGAGGCGATCGACGAGGCGCTGCGCCGGCCCGGCCGGTTCGACCGCGAGATCGTGGTCGGCGTGCCCGACGAGCGCGGCCGGCGCGAGATATTGGGCATCCACACGCGCGGGATGCCGCTGGGCGACACGGTCGACCTGGCCGAGCTGGCGCGCATGACCTACGGCTTTGTCGGCGCGGATCTGGCGGCGCTGAGCCGCGAGGCGGCGATCGAGACGGTGCGCCGCTTCATGCCGCGGCTCAATCTGGAGGAAGGGACGATCCCTGCCGACGTGCTGGAGGAACTCTCCGTCACGCGCGAGGATTTCATGGCCGCGATCAAGCGGGTCCAGCCGTCCGCGATGCGCGAGGTGATGGTGCAGGCGCCCAATATTGGCTGGGCCGATATTGGCGGGCTGGACGAGGCCCAGATGCGCCTGAAGGAAGGGGTGGAACTGCCGCTGAAAGACCCCGACGCCTTTCGCCGGATCGGCATCCGCCCGGCCAAGGGCTTCCTGCTCTATGGCCCGCCCGGCACCGGCAAGACTTTGCTGGCCAAGGCGGTCGCGCGGGAGGCGCAGGCCAATTTCATCGCCACCAAGTCGAGCGACCTGCTGTCCAAATGGTATGGCGAGAGCGAGCAGCAGATCGCCCGCCTGTTCGCCCGCGCACGGCAGGTGGCGCCGACGGTGATCTTCATCGATGAGCTGGACAGTCTGGTCCCCGCGCGCGGCGGCGGGCTGGGCGAGCCGGCGGTGACGGAGCGGGTGGTCAACACCATCCTGGCCGAGATGGACGGGCTGGAGGAGTTGCAGTCGGTGGTCGTTATCGGCGCGACCAACCGGCCGACCCTGATCGATCCGGCGCTGTTGCGACCGGGGCGGTTCGACGAACTCATCTATGTTCCGGTGCCGGACGAGGCCGGGCGGCGGCGCATCCTGGGCATCCATACGGGCAAGATGCCGCTGGCCGGCGATGTCGATCTGGATGCGCTGGCGGCGCAGACCGAACGGTTCACCGGGGCGGATCTGGAGGATCTGGTGCGGCGCGCGGGTCTGGTCGCGTTGCGCCAGTCGCTCAGCGTCGCGGCGGTGACACAGGCGCATTTCGATGCGGCGCTGGAAGAGACGCGGGCATCGGTGACGCCCGAAATGGAGCGGGAATATGAGTTGATCCAGTCGCAACTGAAGCAAAGGGCGATGCAGGTCGATCCGATCGGCTTCGTGTCGCCGGGCATGTTGCGGCCGCGCGACCGCGTCGATTGA
- a CDS encoding class I SAM-dependent methyltransferase, translated as MASIPLKKKKDKAGAGSSGGFFSQWGMFFRQFVKHPGMIGSVIPSSAVLVDRMLDQVDWRSVRLFVEYGPGVGTFTRPILDRLPADATLLAIDLNLDFVAYLEAEIADPRLRVVHGSAADVRRFVKEAGHYQADYVLSGIPFSTLPDGLGDSICAETRSALRPGGAFLIYQYSRYVRRFLTPLFDSVEDELEWRNIPPCRMIRAEKQQTLAQAA; from the coding sequence ATGGCCTCCATTCCGTTGAAAAAGAAGAAGGATAAGGCTGGAGCCGGTTCATCCGGGGGATTTTTCAGCCAGTGGGGCATGTTCTTCCGCCAGTTCGTCAAGCATCCCGGCATGATCGGATCGGTCATTCCGTCCTCCGCCGTGCTGGTCGACCGGATGCTGGATCAGGTCGACTGGCGCAGCGTGCGGCTGTTCGTGGAATATGGACCGGGCGTGGGCACCTTTACCCGGCCGATCCTCGATCGTCTGCCCGCCGACGCGACCCTGCTGGCGATCGACCTTAATCTGGACTTCGTCGCCTATCTGGAGGCGGAGATTGCCGATCCCCGGCTGCGCGTCGTTCATGGATCGGCCGCTGATGTGCGCCGCTTCGTCAAGGAAGCGGGCCATTATCAGGCCGACTATGTGCTGTCGGGCATCCCCTTTTCCACCCTGCCCGATGGTCTGGGGGATTCGATCTGCGCCGAAACCCGGTCGGCGCTCCGGCCCGGCGGGGCGTTCCTGATCTATCAATATTCCCGCTATGTGCGCCGGTTCCTGACGCCGCTGTTCGACTCGGTCGAGGATGAACTGGAATGGCGCAACATCCCGCCCTGCCGGATGATTCGGGCGGAGAAGCAGCAAACGCTTGCGCAGGCGGCCTGA
- a CDS encoding glutamate-5-semialdehyde dehydrogenase, which yields MNDLTQTPEMLIATLGARARGAAAVIAQASDAQKADALRRAAQALRDQAPAIIAANARDMENAAANGLSPALLDRLRLDADRIAGAAAGVEQVAGLPNPLGSVIDTVIRPNGLELSRVRVPLGVIGIIYESRPNVTADAAALCLRAGNAVILRGGSEAKESNRAIHAAMIDGITAAGLPAEAVQLVPTTDRAAVGALLKAAEFVDLIVPRGGKSLVARVQEEARVPVLAHLDGINHSYVDGAADPAMAETLVVNAKMRRTGICGSTETVLIDRAYGQAPALVRALLDAQCEVRGDDAVQAMDARVVAASDEDWDTEYLDAIVSVRLVAGVEEAIAHIAAHASHHTDAIITEDVATAEHFLNAVDSAIVMWNASTQFADGGEFGLGAEIGISTGRLHARGPVALEGLTTYKWIVRGTGQVRP from the coding sequence ATGAACGACCTGACCCAGACCCCCGAAATGCTGATCGCGACGCTTGGCGCGCGGGCGCGTGGCGCCGCCGCCGTCATCGCGCAGGCGAGCGACGCGCAGAAGGCGGACGCGCTGCGCCGCGCCGCACAGGCGCTGCGGGATCAGGCGCCGGCGATCATCGCCGCCAATGCCCGCGACATGGAAAATGCCGCCGCCAATGGCCTGTCGCCGGCGTTGCTGGACCGGCTGCGGCTGGACGCGGACCGGATCGCAGGCGCGGCGGCCGGGGTGGAGCAGGTCGCGGGTCTGCCCAATCCGCTGGGCAGCGTGATCGACACCGTGATCCGGCCCAATGGGCTGGAACTGTCGCGCGTGCGCGTGCCGCTGGGCGTGATCGGCATCATCTATGAAAGCCGGCCCAATGTGACGGCGGACGCTGCCGCGCTGTGCCTGCGCGCGGGCAATGCCGTGATCCTGCGTGGCGGCAGCGAGGCGAAGGAAAGCAATCGCGCCATCCATGCCGCGATGATCGACGGCATCACCGCCGCGGGCCTGCCCGCCGAAGCCGTGCAACTGGTCCCGACGACCGACCGTGCGGCGGTGGGCGCGTTGCTCAAGGCCGCCGAATTTGTCGACCTGATCGTGCCGCGCGGCGGCAAGAGCCTGGTCGCGCGGGTGCAGGAAGAGGCGCGTGTGCCGGTGCTGGCGCATCTGGACGGCATCAACCACAGCTATGTCGACGGCGCGGCCGATCCGGCGATGGCGGAGACGCTGGTGGTCAACGCCAAGATGCGGCGGACCGGCATTTGCGGATCGACCGAAACGGTGCTGATCGACCGCGCCTATGGGCAGGCGCCCGCGCTGGTGCGCGCCCTGCTCGACGCGCAATGCGAAGTGCGCGGCGACGACGCGGTGCAGGCGATGGACGCGCGCGTTGTGGCCGCATCCGACGAGGATTGGGATACCGAATATCTCGACGCGATCGTGTCGGTGCGGCTGGTCGCGGGGGTCGAGGAAGCGATCGCCCATATCGCCGCCCATGCCAGCCATCATACCGACGCGATCATCACCGAAGATGTGGCGACCGCCGAGCATTTCCTGAACGCGGTCGACAGCGCGATCGTGATGTGGAACGCCTCCACCCAGTTCGCCGATGGCGGCGAATTCGGGCTGGGTGCGGAAATCGGCATTTCGACCGGGCGGCTGCACGCGCGCGGGCCGGTCGCGCTGGAGGGGCTGACGACCTATAAATGGATCGTGCGCGGGACCGGGCAGGTCCGCCCCTGA
- the kdsA gene encoding 3-deoxy-8-phosphooctulonate synthase — MTEQKHVNVGPIMIGNDLPFVLISGPCQIESRDHALFMADALAKAAADAGVPFIFKSSFDKANRTSVSGRRGVGIDAGLAILAEVRATLGCPVLTDIHGPEQVEAAAQAVDILQIPAFLCRQTDLLLAAGKTGAVINVKKGQFLAPWDMAAVAQKVASTGNERILLTERGASFGYNTLVSDMRALPTMAQTGYPVVFDATHSVQQPGGLGSASGGQREFAPLLARSAVAAGVAAIFAEAHDDPDNAPSDGPVMLPLEWVAPMLAKLKAIDQVVKAQ, encoded by the coding sequence ATGACCGAGCAAAAGCATGTGAACGTCGGGCCGATCATGATCGGCAACGACCTGCCCTTCGTCCTCATCTCCGGCCCGTGCCAGATCGAAAGCCGCGACCATGCGCTGTTCATGGCCGACGCGCTGGCGAAGGCGGCGGCGGATGCCGGGGTGCCCTTCATCTTCAAGAGCAGCTTCGACAAGGCGAACCGCACCTCCGTTTCGGGCCGGCGCGGCGTGGGCATCGACGCGGGCCTGGCGATCCTGGCGGAGGTCAGGGCGACGCTCGGCTGTCCGGTGCTGACCGACATTCACGGCCCCGAACAGGTGGAGGCCGCCGCGCAGGCGGTCGACATTCTGCAAATCCCCGCCTTCCTCTGCCGCCAGACCGACCTGCTGCTCGCCGCCGGCAAGACCGGCGCGGTCATCAACGTCAAGAAGGGGCAGTTCCTCGCCCCCTGGGACATGGCGGCGGTGGCGCAGAAGGTCGCATCGACCGGCAATGAGCGCATCTTGCTGACCGAACGCGGCGCCAGCTTCGGCTACAACACGCTGGTCAGCGACATGCGCGCGCTGCCGACCATGGCGCAGACCGGCTATCCGGTCGTGTTCGACGCCACCCATTCGGTGCAGCAGCCCGGCGGGCTGGGATCGGCGTCGGGCGGCCAGCGCGAATTCGCGCCGCTGCTGGCGCGCAGCGCGGTGGCGGCGGGCGTGGCGGCGATCTTCGCCGAAGCCCATGACGATCCCGACAATGCGCCGTCCGACGGCCCGGTGATGCTGCCGCTGGAATGGGTCGCGCCGATGCTCGCGAAGCTCAAGGCGATCGACCAGGTGGTGAAGGCGCAATAG
- a CDS encoding cytochrome P450: protein MTEPLFTPPFPQPTRNKRTMMRRFFIGWHSWIHVLFEKSYTMKMGEVRGRGQTMYIANELPLVDRILKGGTEFPKHRELVRGLWPLIGNSVFSANGEDWEHQRAMVNPAFAHTALAKSMPLMVGAADDFLARVDAMDRRKAINVDPMMTHVAADIIFRTLFSETLDARRSAIIHKAFGRFQRLSHSASMLGLYGLPSRWFENRSARPAEAIRDVFRPIVTARFDAFHAGEPAQHKDILQSLVGAKHAETGAHFTLKELMDQVATIFLAGHETSASTMTWALYLLAECAHIQDRARAEVAAVAGDQPFTAAMLKDMDVVRNVFKETLRLYPPLAFFPREVPCPMQMRDKQLEPGAMLVVAPWLTQRNKDNWDCPHSFDPDRFGDPANAEMAKQAWFPFSRGPRVCVGAGFAQQEVMTVIASVVRRYRISVKPGWKPEPISRLTVRPRKGMLLMVEAVS, encoded by the coding sequence ATGACCGAGCCGCTGTTCACCCCGCCCTTCCCACAGCCCACGCGCAACAAGCGCACGATGATGCGGCGCTTCTTCATCGGCTGGCATAGCTGGATTCATGTGCTGTTCGAGAAAAGCTATACGATGAAGATGGGCGAGGTGCGCGGGCGCGGGCAGACCATGTATATCGCCAATGAACTGCCGCTGGTCGATCGCATCCTGAAAGGCGGGACCGAATTTCCCAAGCATCGCGAACTGGTGCGGGGGTTGTGGCCGCTGATCGGCAACAGCGTCTTTTCCGCCAATGGCGAGGATTGGGAGCATCAGCGGGCGATGGTCAATCCCGCCTTCGCCCATACCGCGCTGGCCAAGTCGATGCCGCTGATGGTGGGCGCGGCCGATGATTTTCTGGCGCGGGTCGACGCGATGGACCGGCGCAAGGCGATCAATGTCGATCCGATGATGACCCATGTGGCGGCCGACATCATCTTTCGCACGCTCTTTTCCGAAACGCTGGACGCCAGGCGGTCGGCGATCATCCACAAGGCGTTCGGCCGGTTCCAGCGCCTGTCCCATTCGGCGTCGATGCTGGGCCTCTATGGCCTGCCGAGCCGTTGGTTCGAAAATCGGTCGGCGCGGCCGGCCGAGGCGATCCGCGACGTGTTCCGCCCGATCGTGACCGCGCGGTTCGATGCCTTCCACGCCGGGGAGCCGGCGCAGCATAAGGACATCCTCCAGTCGCTGGTCGGGGCGAAACATGCCGAGACGGGCGCGCATTTCACGCTGAAGGAATTGATGGATCAGGTCGCGACCATCTTCCTCGCCGGGCATGAAACGTCGGCCAGCACCATGACCTGGGCGCTCTATCTGCTGGCGGAATGCGCGCATATTCAGGATCGCGCCCGCGCCGAAGTGGCGGCGGTGGCGGGCGACCAGCCCTTTACCGCGGCGATGCTGAAGGACATGGATGTGGTGCGCAACGTGTTCAAGGAGACGCTGCGCCTCTATCCGCCGCTCGCCTTCTTCCCGCGCGAGGTGCCCTGTCCGATGCAGATGCGCGACAAGCAACTGGAGCCGGGGGCGATGCTGGTGGTCGCGCCCTGGCTGACCCAGCGCAACAAGGATAATTGGGATTGCCCGCACAGCTTTGACCCCGATCGCTTCGGCGATCCGGCCAATGCGGAGATGGCGAAACAGGCCTGGTTCCCGTTCAGCCGGGGACCGCGCGTGTGCGTGGGCGCGGGCTTTGCCCAGCAGGAAGTGATGACGGTGATCGCGAGCGTGGTGCGCCGTTATCGCATCAGCGTGAAGCCGGGCTGGAAGCCGGAGCCGATCAGCCGCCTGACCGTGCGACCGCGCAAGGGGATGCTGCTGATGGTCGAAGCGGTTAGCTGA
- a CDS encoding transglutaminase family protein, with protein MIYHVRHRTLLRYAAPVRVARFNLRLKPAPWPGQWTSDHVLEVDPAPSVIESRPAAWPVQVSRLVIESPIRELIIESRFRAGVQGGAIEPQPDDPTIGAVADAALIDRGMGPSAPAHYLYASARAPLLPQIGAWVGDALAPDRPIVAAALDLALRIQAEFAYQPGVTDAGTPVADAFAARHGVCQDFAHVMVVALRLAGLPAAYVSGYLRTLPPPGMPRLVGADAMHAWVMLWCGPTRGWIGFDPTNGCITGDGHLFVAMGRDYADVAPMDGLFVGGAGQSLSVMADVAPEEEEVAVS; from the coding sequence ATGATCTACCATGTCCGCCATCGCACCCTATTGCGCTATGCTGCGCCGGTCCGGGTCGCCCGCTTCAACCTGCGCCTCAAGCCCGCGCCATGGCCGGGGCAATGGACCTCCGACCATGTGCTGGAGGTCGATCCCGCCCCCTCGGTGATTGAATCGCGCCCTGCCGCCTGGCCGGTGCAGGTGTCGCGGCTGGTGATCGAAAGCCCGATCCGCGAACTCATCATCGAAAGCCGCTTCCGCGCCGGGGTACAGGGCGGCGCGATCGAACCCCAGCCCGACGATCCGACCATCGGCGCGGTCGCCGACGCCGCGCTGATCGATCGCGGCATGGGGCCATCCGCGCCCGCCCATTATCTCTACGCCTCCGCCCGCGCGCCCCTGCTGCCACAGATCGGCGCATGGGTCGGCGACGCGCTCGCCCCCGACCGGCCGATCGTCGCCGCCGCGCTGGACCTCGCGTTGCGCATCCAGGCTGAATTCGCCTATCAACCCGGCGTCACCGACGCCGGCACCCCGGTTGCCGACGCCTTTGCTGCACGCCATGGCGTCTGTCAGGATTTCGCTCATGTCATGGTCGTCGCGCTGCGCCTCGCCGGCCTGCCCGCCGCCTATGTCAGCGGCTATCTGCGCACCCTGCCGCCGCCGGGGATGCCGCGCCTTGTCGGGGCGGATGCGATGCACGCCTGGGTGATGCTGTGGTGCGGGCCGACGCGCGGCTGGATCGGTTTCGATCCCACCAATGGCTGCATCACCGGCGACGGGCATCTGTTCGTCGCCATGGGCCGCGACTATGCCGATGTCGCGCCGATGGATGGCCTGTTCGTCGGCGGCGCGGGCCAGAGCCTGTCGGTGATGGCCGACGTTGCACCCGAAGAGGAGGAAGTCGCGGTCAGCTAA